One Vitis vinifera cultivar Pinot Noir 40024 chromosome 8, ASM3070453v1 genomic window carries:
- the LOC104878063 gene encoding uncharacterized protein LOC104878063 → MAHGTLFFAMSNVGIKRPCECTIAHVEAERSYHQTVLATLEKLYDEMIMEKKRNESSSQPITMEKDVCVPTTSKDANSNGFDDHGHANQNGSYFIAKVIHPFDAQADGELGLSVDDYVVVRQRHLPISGPEGLHELKKIVERFEEKIYSTATSQILCSRNCLSSSFILASPFALKVYCVKDMLFR, encoded by the exons GGACACTTTTCTTTGCCATGAGCAATGTTG GGATAAAGCGTCCCTGTGAGTGTACCATTGCCCAT GTGGAAGCTGAGAGATCTTATCATCAAACTGTACTTGCTACTTTAGAGAAACTATACGATGAG ATGATTATGGAGAAGAAACGAAACGAGTCTTCATCTCAGCCAATAACTATGGAGAAAGATGTTTGCGTTCCTACCACATCCAAGGATGCAAATTCAAATGGATTTGACGATCATGGACATGCAAATCAAAATGGTTCATACTTTATTGCAAAA GTTATACACCCATTTGATGCTCAAGCAGATGGAGAGCTCGGTCTTTCTGTTGATGATTATGTTGTCGTTCGCCAG AGACATCTTCCTATTTCTGGACCAGAGGGACTTCATGAGctaaagaaaattgttgaaaggtTTGAGGAAAAGATTTATTCTACTGCCACAAGCCAG ATATTATGCTCTCGTAATTGCTTGTCATCATCTTTTATCCTAGCTTCTCCATTTGCATTGAAAGTGTATTGCGTTAAAGATATGCTCTTCAG